From Delphinus delphis chromosome X, mDelDel1.2, whole genome shotgun sequence, a single genomic window includes:
- the TCEAL5 gene encoding LOW QUALITY PROTEIN: transcription elongation factor A protein-like 5 (The sequence of the model RefSeq protein was modified relative to this genomic sequence to represent the inferred CDS: deleted 1 base in 1 codon): protein MEKVYRENEGKPENEGNPDNEGKSKDAVDTEDEGKSDEEEKPEVEGKTEHEGELQNEGRPEDQGQPEDERKREKQDKSEAEGKPHGEGKLESQAKPESQPRAAEKHTDEDYVPRKAKRKTDRGTDDSPKDYQNNLQERHLGSEEMMTECAAMSRAQEELRKRQKMGDFHWMQRDVQDPFTQGANGVSGE from the exons ATGGAGAAGGTCtacagagaaaatgaaggaaagccAGAAAATGAAGGAAACCCAGACAATGAGGGAAAGTCAAAAGATGCAGTAGATACAGAAGATGAAGGAAAGTCAGATGAGGAAGAAAAGCCAGAAGTGGAGGGGAAGACAGAACACGAGGGAGAGCTCCAGAATGAGGGACGGCCAGAAGACCAGGGACAACCAGAagatgagaggaagagagaaaagcaggaCAAGTCCGAAGCTGAGGGAAAACCACACGGTGAGGGCAAGCTGGAATCCCAGGCAAAGCCAGAGAGTCAGCCGCGGGCTGCCGAAAAGCACACCGATGAAGACTACGTGCCCcggaaagcaaaaagaaaaacggacAGGGGAACGGACGATTCCCCCAAGGACTATCAGAACAACTTACAGGAAAGGCATCTGGGCAGTGAGGAGATGATGACAGAATGTGCAGCTATGTCAAGGGCTCAGGAAGAGctaaggaaaagacagaaaatgggTGACTTTCATTGGATGCAAAGAGATGTACAGGATCCATTCACC CAAGGGGCCAACGGGGTGTCAGGGGAATGA